Proteins encoded in a region of the Anopheles ziemanni chromosome 2, idAnoZiCoDA_A2_x.2, whole genome shotgun sequence genome:
- the LOC131293804 gene encoding uncharacterized protein LOC131293804 has translation MNELTPRNGRNKELLAVSFDSNSNSVLEATGPSGRNGKDLLDESYQRTKELAMNISNVQRAVLASQQRPAPPFHLPNGPRQNPNPDIQDIITGIVKLLNGNVNVHANPQPTRRHSATRINNRGPPRISEAQPLPNEYEGELGGPPTSNRPLLQPDQQQQQQQSQGPRPDGHPVRPFLTGVPIPEQIVPSMQQTYRPGFVSQNRPPWQRPKPRPPISPNRRPIPPYKPYPSNIDYRPDLASNGAPNGAPGPLPIPTSNEGGNAIDNVTEKVIEDPPYELPTADGGKYPQTTTTDSVVELDPEVTTGAATTGEAALDTVGKIPSSATEVQYTIESATSAASVMPPQGAGTESYDPEVVPSVYEINSIEYLPSSGVLEPTTTTSISRSSTTTTTSTIEPSINEDHDRTTITPTPSLDTSMLSSTSTTTTTILSTTSSTPVTISPTTTTPTLVAGTAKTPPSAPPTDYRFQPRPGLVLDDPDFKPGGGAGAGGSSNAIRTQNLPAFGSRPEIYTAPPPGTSNGNVGRPANYGEIFDVTLSAIQGPGSGGSGSQHTVKINPYYNRPPPPQDGGAGAEASIILSASGTEGFVSIDGKRSYIDLFGTETAKKTIVRPQPTPTLTNGGVRPTERPKPSKVMPPPLQPGIIGTGYAVPETESPVHANAPATNNAGLPPHRGAPAIHGSRPKYPGGLPPVRIDTCIVGDDSTCDQAQNERCKTESGVSSCHCRPGYARRKHREPCRRIVSLMLSMRVDKIYERRIHWDQALADRGSEKYQQLSYEAIRAMDSAMSMTPFSDEFLEARINSIYTIASSGAGGGGGAVFVNYTVNLDENAETLRPALRSDIQRHLLGVIHRRNNNIGNSALYVEAPTGAVSSVQDVDECTSDELNDCDEEAHCTNLFGTFRCECNGGFRDPWADQPQRAGRECLSCPESYCTNRGTCSYDNANNRQVCKCLGSYYGTQCEIDGEVLGVAVGASVAAVIIIVLTLICLVMWSRKWQREHKNAMGSPVFGYLGNGQVKTPVMGQAPYQVTLEDRMRWAQIADVMAQANHYAVSYEAEPVSGGRPSSAMYGYPNLQTIGSMNTLSLHGTLPMHTGTLPPVPLPRTLGLNRNGMRTLENSSSSEEEDRADLLGRNFNVPRPKSRSNASVTSGIYYDVDYAPTGAEQLYGGGSTLGGTIGVAGGTTKSQSSIPMSTYTSTGRPVQSTYYK, from the exons ATGAACGAGCTCACGCCACGGAATGGCAGGAACAAGGAGCTGCTGGCGGTGTCGTTCGatagcaacagcaacagtgtGCTGGAGGCGACAGGACCTTCGGGACGCAATGGCAAGGACTTGCTGGATGAGTCCTACCAGCGCACGAAGGAGCTGGCCATGAACATTTCCAACGTGCAGCGAGCGGTGTTGGCCTCGCAGCAGCGCCCTGCGCCCCCATTCCATCTGCCCAACGGTCCAAGACAGAATCCAAACCCGGACATCCAGGATATCATCACCGGTATCGTGAAGCTGCTGAATGGGAATGTGAACGTGCATGCTAACCCTCAACCGACTCGACGGCACTCGGCCACGCGCATCAACAATCGCGGACCGCCACGAATCTCCGAGGCACAACCGCTTCCAAACGAGTACGAAGGAGAGCTGGGCGGTCCACCGACTTCCAACAGGCCCTTACTCCAACctgaccagcagcagcagcagcagcagtcccAAGGACCCCGACCGGATGGCCATCCGGTGCGACCGTTTCTCACAGGCGTGCCTATACCGGAGCAGATCGTGCCCTCGATGCAACAGACCTACCGGCCAGGATTTGTGTCCCAGAACAGGCCACCCTGGCAACGGCCAAAGCCCCGCCCTCCGATCTCCCCCAACCGGAGGCCGATTCCGCCATACAAACCGTACCCTAGCAATATCGACTATCGCCCGGATCTAGCGTCCAATGGCGCTCCGAATGGTGCTCCTGGTCCACTGCCCATTCCCACCAGCAACGAGGGAGGCAATGCGATCGACAACGTCACCGAGAAGGTCATCGAGGATCCACCGTACGAGCTACCGACTGCTGACGGCGGGAAGTATCCCCAAACAACGACCACTGACAGTGTGGTGGAGCTGGATCCGGAAGTCACTACTGGAGCTGCCACGACGGGCGAGGCCGCATTGGACACGGTGGGAAAGATTCCCTCCAGTGCTACGGAAGTTCAGTACACGATTGAATCGGCAACCAGTGCAGCGAGTGTGATGCCCCCGCAAGGTGCCGGGACAGAGTCCTACGATCCGGAAGTAGTCCCAAGCGTGTACGAGATAAACTCCATCGAATATCTACCATCGAGCGGTGTCCTGGAACCCACCACTACCACGAGCATCTCGAGATCGAGTACGACCACCACAACGAGCACGATCGAGCCTTCCATCAACGAGGACCACGATCGGACGACGATCACGCCCACGCCATCCTTGGATACCTCGATGCTAAGTAGTACTtcgacaacgacgacaacgattCTATCGACGACGAGCTCTACGCCCGTAACGATTTCTCCTACGACAACGACACCGACGCTTGTTGCTGGAACAGCGAAGACACCTCCATCTGCTCCTCCAACCGACTATCGCTTCCAGCCACGCCCCGGACTGGTCCTTGATGATCCAGATTTCAAACCTGGCGGTGGTGCTGGAGCCGGAGGTAGCAGCAACGCAATCCGAACCCAGAATTTGCCTGCATTTGGAAGTCGCCCAGAGATCTACACCGCACCTCCTCCTGGCACCTCCAACGGCAACGTTGGCCGACCGGCGAACTATGGCGAAATCTTTGACGTCACACTGTCCGCCATCCAAGGGCCCGGATCGGGTGGTTCCGGATCGCAACATACAGTCAAAATCAATCCTTACTACAAtcgaccaccaccgccgcagGATGGCGGGGCAGGAGCCGAGGCCAGCATCATTCTTTCCGCCTCGGGCACCGAAGGCTTTGTCTCGATCGACGGAAAACGGTCGTACATCGATCTGTTCGGCACGGAGACGGCCAAGAAGACAATTGTAAGACCTCAACCGACTCCCACCCTGACGAACGGAGGAGTCCGGCCCACCGAACGGCCGAAACCCTCGAAGGTAATGCCTCCTCCCCTGCAGCCCGGCATCATCGGCACGGGATACGCCGTGCCAGAAACGGAATCACCCGTGCACGCCAACGCACCGGCCACCAACAACGCAGGCCTGCCGCCACATCGGGGCGCTCCGGCGATTCATGGCAGCCGGCCAAAGTACCCGGGTGGCTTGCCTCCGGTGCGCATCGATACGTGCATCGTTGGGGACGATTCCACCTGTGACCAGGCGCAGAACGAACGTTGCAAGACCGAAAGTGGCGTGTCCAGCTGCCACTGTCGGCCGGGGTACGCCCGTCGCAAGCACCGCGAACCGTGCCGTCGCATCGTCTCCCTGATGTTGTCCATGCGCGTGGACAAAATCTACGAACGGCGTATCCACTGGGACCAGGCCCTAGCCGACCGGGGAAGCGAAAAGTACCAGCAGCTCAGCTACGAAGCCATTCGTGCG ATGGATTCGGCCATGTCGATGACGCCGTTCTCGGACGAATTTCTCGAAGCACGCATCAACAGCATCTACACGATCGCCTCATCCGGAGCTGGCGGGGGTGGAGGAGCCGTCTTTGTCAACTACACGGTCAACCTGGACGAAAACGCCGAAACACTCCGGCCGGCCCTGCGCTCCGACATCCAGCGCCATCTGCTGGGCGTGATCCATCGACGTAACAATAACATCGGCAACTCGGCGCTCTACGTGGAGGCTCCGACGGGGGCCGTCTCGAGCGTGCAGGACGTGGACGAGTGCACCTCGGACGAGCTGAACGACTGCGACGAAGAGGCGCACTGTACCAACCTGTTCGGCACCTTCCGGTGCGAGTGCAACGGGGGCTTCCGGGATCCGTGGGCCGACCAGCCGCAGCGAGCCGGTCGCGAGTGTCTTTCCTGCCCGGAATCGTACTGCACCAACCGTGGCACGTGCAGCTACGACAATGCCAACAACCGGCAGGTCTGCAAGTGCCTCGGAAGCTACTACGGCACGCAGTGTGAGATCGACGGGGAGGTGCTTGGAGTGGCCGTCGGTGCGTCCGTTGCtgccgtcatcatcatcgttctgACGCTGATTTGCTTGGTCATGTGGAG TCGAAAATGGCAACGCGAGCACAAAAACGCTATGGGCAGTCCAGTATTTGGTTATCTTGGCAATGGACAGGTCAAGACGCCAGTCATGGGGCAAGCCCCCTACCAGGTGACACTGGAGGACCGGATGCGATGGGCACAGATTGCGGATGTAATGGCTCAAGCGAATCATTACGCGGTAAGCTACGAA GCTGAACCCGTTTCTGGAGGAAGACCATCGTCGGCCATGTATGGATATCCAAATTTGCAGACCATCGGCAGCATGAACACGCTTTCGCTGCATGGAACCCTTCCGATGCACACCGGCACCTTGCCACCGGTTCCTTTGCCAAG AACGCTTGGACTGAATCGGAACGGTATGCGAACGTTAGAAAATTCGAGCTCAAGCGAGGAAGAAGATCGGGCTGATCTGCTGGGGCGCAACTTCAACGTTCCTCGGCCCAAAAGTCGAAGCAATGCGAGCGTCACG TCCGGTATCTACTACGACGTGGACTATGCACCAACGGGGGCTGAGCAGCTTTATGGCGGCGGCAGCACACTCGGAGGAACGATAGGGGTGGCCGGCGGTACCACGAAGTCGCAGAGTAGCATACCAATGAGTACCTACACCTCCACGGGACGTCCAGTACAATCGACGTACTACAAGTAG
- the LOC131281389 gene encoding uncharacterized protein LOC131281389, with translation MEDGKPRKPTPNGHGLRNPRDLKKTHADSWPSTTKRASLPASPKIIKTTEDDSSVGDVFEYCPTQTSVTTPSTVEIDYGAISPRFERKRFEFCYPSVSKEDFSNSISIDTHDIDRKKKRMYPSKTPDNSLENESILDGSMGSSSSPRHSSTTARVKSPSHSPRHSRRQLNSETINITSNPGYQVLRNSHSTLDRTCSDSVVSLACRKSTSDLTSEPAMMGGCSMGGRQGRRRSSHKGGLALLASRKGSRDSIKSAASNTSVFSNEDIGPLAFQASARGRQRRTSNFLELPVPDHARPRVCSLPERPYNPRQSDDLYRLRHFSISKGTVVNCGDSIISRRSKSNTSVNSTASRASERSPFEGSCCGGGYATVDSLPSSHGDDDDESEPIATRYRVVMLGDSGVGKTALVSQFMTSEYMHTYDASLDRKDDEFGEKTVSVLLDGEESEMIFIDHPNVEMSVENSLSTYEPHACVVVYSIVDRNSFRVAEEILNYLWSEHYTKEKAVIIAANKSDLARARVITTAEGKQLATSREAKFIETSSGIQHNVDELLVGVLKQIRLKEQREKRASATNLRNSRTQMSLHIAKEILHKICLTDITKSKSCENLHVL, from the exons ATGGAAGATGGCAAACCGCGGAAACCCACCCCCAATGGTCACGGCCTTCGAAATCCACGTGACCTGAAGAAGACGCACGCCGACTCGTGGCCAAGCACGACCAAACGCGCCTCGCTGCCAGCCAGTCCGAAAATCATCAAAACTACCGAAGATGACTCGAGCGTTGGGGACGTGTTCGAGTACTGCCCAACGCAGACATCTGTCACCACGCCGTCTACGGTGGAGATTGACTACGGAGCCATCAGTCCGAGATTCGAAC GCAAACGGTTCGAGTTCTGCTATCCTTCCGTCTCGAAGGAAGACTTCTCCAACAGCATATCCATCGACACGCACGACATCGACCGCAAGAAGAAGCGCATGTATCCGAGCAAAACTCCGGACAACTCGTTGGAAAA CGAGTCCATACTCGATGGATCGATGGGGAGCAGCAGCTCTCCGAGACACAGTTCCACCACCGCCAGAGTCAAGTCTCCGTCGCATTCTCCCCGGCACTCCCGCCGGCAACTCAACAGTGAAACCATCAACATAACTTCTAATCCGGGATATCAG GTTCTCCGAAACTCCCACTCGACTCTGGATCGCACCTGCTCGGACAGTGTCGTGTCGCTGGCATGCCGCAAATCGACCAGCGACCTTACCAGCGAACCGGCCATGATGGGTGGGTGCTCCATGGGAGGACGTCAGGGACGTCGCCGGAGCAGTCACAAGGGCGGACTGGCGTTGCTAGCGAGCCGGAAGGGTTCGCGCGACTCGATCAAAAGTGCCGCCTCGAACACGTCTGTCTTTTCCAACGAAGACATTGGCCCGCTGGCCTTTCAAGCGTCGGCTCGGGGTCGCCAGAGGAGGACCTCCAACTTTCTCGAGCTTCCCGTGCCTGACCACGCGAGACCACGTGTCTGCTCGCTTCCGGAGCGCCCGTACAATCCACGCCAGAGCGACGATCTCTACCGATTGCGGCACTTTTCTATCAGCAAAGGAACTGTGGTCAACTGCGGCGATTCAATCATCTCGCGGAGGTCCAAGAGTAACACGAGTGTCAACTCGACGGCTAGTCG GGCTAGCGAAAGGTCACCCTTCGAAGGATCGTGCTGCGGCGGAGGTTACGCCACCGTGGACTCATTGCCTTCCTCgcacggcgacgacgacgacgaaagcGAACCGATTGCCACGAG GTACCGCGTGGTGATGTTGGGCGACTCTGGCGTCGGTAAAACGGCCCTGGTTTCGCAATTTATGACCTCCGAGTATATGCACACGTACGATGCAAGTCT CGATCGGAAAGATGATGAGTTTGGCGAGAAGACCGTTAGCGTGCTGCTGGACGGCGAAGAGTCGGAGATGATATTCATCGACCATCCGAACGTGGAGATGAGT GTGGAAAACTCTCTGTCTACATACGAACCGCACGCTTGCGTGGTCGTCTACTCCATCGTCGACCGAAACTCGTTCCGGGTTGCGGAGGAGATCCTCAACTATCTCTGGTCCGAACACTACACCAAGGAAAAGGCGGTCATCATCGCGGCCAACAAATCCGACCTGGCTAGAGCTCGAGTCATAACGACGGCAG AAGGAAAGCAACTTGCGACGTCACGGGAGGCAAAATTCATCGAAACGTCGAGCGGAATTCAACACAATGTCGACGAACTTTTGGTTGGCGTACTCAAACAG ATTCGCCTCAAAGAGCAAAGAGAGAAGCGTGCCAGCGCCACCAATTTGCGAAACTCGCGCACCCAAATGTCGCTGCATATCGCCAAGGAAATCCTCCACAAGATCTGTCTCACAGACATCACCAAATCGAAAAGCTGTGAAAATTTGCACGTGCTGTAA